One segment of Rhodopirellula baltica SH 1 DNA contains the following:
- a CDS encoding outer membrane protein assembly factor BamB family protein, producing the protein MKRLTSRPSGHWCWTFGLAFAFLGFSACRKSTPVDEVSIGESGVALQAREVPAIELAWPQWRGPDMDGRAGDATPPTTWDQSTNIAWQADIPGRGHSSPIVIGDQVVLGTADDAKQQQMLVSYDLGSGQEKWRRVIHEGNFPSAREVHHKATNANGTPASDGRLIVTAFLNQERIFVTAVDLNGEVVWQTDVGAFASKFGYAPSPVLYQSFVILAADSFGGGYLVALDLETGEIAWRRSRGDASSYSSPMIASVGGMDQLLISGGDRVASYDPATGEPRWESSAIAEATCGTIVTSGDRIFASGGYPDKQTACFSATGEELWSDRTALYEPSMVTNGTSLFGVTDNGVAMCWSNEDGRVQWKERLGSNFSGSPVLAGGNVYVSDLSGNHYVFSASGDDYQLISKNRLGSDCYASPAVLADSLLLRIGFGEGGSRKERLVKITQRP; encoded by the coding sequence ATGAAACGATTGACCTCACGCCCGTCCGGCCATTGGTGTTGGACCTTCGGGCTGGCTTTCGCGTTCCTCGGATTCTCTGCTTGCAGAAAGTCCACGCCGGTCGACGAGGTTTCGATCGGTGAGAGCGGCGTGGCTTTGCAAGCTCGCGAAGTACCAGCGATTGAGTTGGCTTGGCCGCAGTGGCGTGGTCCTGACATGGATGGACGGGCCGGTGATGCCACGCCTCCGACGACTTGGGACCAGTCCACCAACATCGCTTGGCAAGCCGACATTCCAGGTCGCGGTCACAGCAGTCCGATCGTGATCGGCGATCAAGTCGTATTGGGAACGGCTGACGATGCGAAGCAGCAACAGATGCTGGTCTCGTATGATTTGGGCTCGGGACAGGAAAAGTGGCGACGTGTCATCCATGAAGGCAACTTCCCGTCGGCCAGAGAAGTGCACCACAAAGCCACCAATGCGAATGGAACTCCCGCTTCCGATGGCAGACTGATCGTGACAGCGTTCCTCAATCAAGAACGCATCTTCGTCACGGCGGTTGATCTGAACGGCGAAGTGGTCTGGCAAACCGACGTGGGGGCTTTTGCGTCGAAATTCGGTTACGCCCCTTCGCCGGTTCTGTATCAGTCGTTTGTAATCCTTGCCGCGGACAGCTTTGGTGGTGGCTACCTGGTGGCATTGGATTTGGAAACTGGCGAGATCGCTTGGCGACGGTCTCGGGGCGATGCGAGCAGTTACTCCAGTCCCATGATCGCGAGCGTTGGTGGGATGGATCAGTTGCTGATCAGCGGCGGTGACCGTGTCGCCAGCTATGATCCAGCGACCGGCGAGCCTCGCTGGGAATCTTCCGCGATCGCCGAAGCAACTTGCGGCACGATTGTGACTTCGGGCGATCGGATCTTTGCATCGGGTGGGTATCCTGACAAACAAACCGCTTGTTTCTCCGCGACCGGTGAAGAGCTTTGGTCGGACCGCACGGCTCTTTATGAACCTTCGATGGTGACCAATGGCACCAGCCTGTTCGGTGTCACCGACAACGGTGTCGCGATGTGCTGGTCGAACGAGGACGGACGTGTTCAGTGGAAAGAACGCTTGGGCAGCAACTTCAGTGGATCGCCAGTTTTGGCGGGTGGCAATGTGTATGTGTCGGATTTGTCAGGCAACCACTACGTTTTCTCCGCCAGCGGTGATGACTACCAATTGATTTCAAAGAATCGTCTCGGATCGGATTGCTACGCCAGTCCTGCGGTTTTGGCGGATTCGTTGCTGCTGCGAATTGGATTCGGTGAAGGTGGTTC
- a CDS encoding sulfatase family protein yields the protein MFHRQCSRLLPVVLLLFVPSPALADAKPSEQKKSRPHIVMAFADDWGCYASAYAKHFPGTASEVISTPKFDSIARDGVLFTNAFVSAPSCTPCRSSLMAGQPFWRCDKASILLGAVWDFSLPAYPLLLEESGYRIGHTYKVWSPGRPGNAPYGGSRTASNKAGSKFNNFSQFVMKSDDRDAAKAKLFDEVRKNIRNFLDADNDGKLDGDSPICYWFGPTNTHRKWIAKSGYELWGINPDDLKGKLPAYLPDVPEIREDFADYLGEAMAFDAALVVLDEELQRLGIADDTLLVVSGDHGVPGVSRGKCNLYDFGTHVPLAVRWPSGIEHSNRVLTDFVSLPELATTFLEVASVEAPASMIARPITPLLTSDESGRIDPSRDAVFTGRERHVATAREGATPYPQRAIQSDDWLYIINFEPERTPMGDGPGLADGDSDFPSEDDLRENTFAAYADLDASPTKAFVTLNRDKYPDAFQYMVGRRPRIEMYDLKSDPDCLNNLAGHSDHAKTEKQLNDRLIGELKRTGDPRMSEPVMFEQGMFVEPVGPGNKKKQSAASKNKK from the coding sequence ATGTTCCATCGGCAATGTTCCCGTTTGCTACCTGTCGTATTGTTGCTGTTCGTTCCCTCGCCAGCACTGGCTGATGCCAAGCCATCTGAACAAAAGAAGTCACGGCCACACATCGTGATGGCGTTCGCTGACGATTGGGGCTGTTACGCGAGTGCCTATGCAAAGCATTTTCCAGGCACCGCAAGCGAAGTGATCTCGACCCCCAAGTTCGACTCGATCGCACGCGACGGGGTGTTGTTCACCAACGCGTTTGTCAGTGCACCATCGTGCACGCCGTGTCGAAGCTCGTTGATGGCTGGCCAGCCATTTTGGCGATGTGACAAGGCATCGATTTTGCTCGGGGCGGTCTGGGATTTTTCGTTGCCGGCTTACCCGTTGTTGTTGGAAGAGTCCGGATACCGAATCGGGCACACCTACAAAGTCTGGAGCCCCGGGCGACCCGGCAACGCGCCGTACGGTGGTTCGCGAACGGCATCCAACAAAGCCGGGTCGAAGTTCAACAATTTTTCGCAGTTCGTGATGAAGTCCGATGATCGCGATGCGGCCAAGGCGAAGCTGTTTGATGAGGTACGGAAGAACATTCGCAATTTCCTTGACGCCGACAACGACGGAAAACTCGATGGCGATTCGCCGATCTGTTACTGGTTCGGTCCGACCAACACTCACCGAAAGTGGATTGCCAAAAGCGGATATGAACTATGGGGCATCAACCCAGATGACTTGAAAGGCAAGTTGCCCGCTTACCTGCCCGACGTCCCTGAGATCCGAGAAGACTTTGCCGACTACCTGGGTGAAGCGATGGCGTTTGATGCCGCGCTGGTTGTTTTGGACGAAGAACTGCAGCGGCTCGGCATCGCCGATGACACGCTGCTGGTCGTCAGCGGCGATCACGGGGTTCCCGGTGTATCGCGTGGCAAATGCAATTTGTACGATTTCGGAACGCACGTCCCATTGGCGGTTCGTTGGCCGAGCGGGATTGAACATTCCAATCGCGTGCTGACGGACTTTGTTTCGTTGCCCGAATTGGCCACCACGTTCTTGGAAGTGGCCAGCGTCGAAGCTCCCGCAAGCATGATCGCTCGTCCGATCACCCCGCTTTTGACAAGCGACGAATCGGGCCGAATCGATCCTTCGCGAGACGCGGTCTTCACCGGTCGAGAACGACACGTCGCAACGGCTCGCGAAGGTGCGACGCCTTACCCGCAGCGTGCGATTCAGTCCGATGATTGGTTGTACATCATCAACTTCGAACCCGAACGAACTCCGATGGGGGACGGCCCTGGATTGGCCGACGGAGACAGTGATTTTCCTTCGGAGGACGACCTTCGCGAGAACACTTTCGCGGCGTATGCCGACCTGGACGCGAGCCCCACGAAGGCGTTCGTGACGCTGAATCGCGACAAGTATCCCGACGCGTTTCAGTACATGGTGGGACGTCGTCCTCGAATCGAAATGTATGACCTGAAGTCCGATCCCGATTGCTTGAACAATCTCGCCGGGCATTCCGATCACGCGAAAACTGAAAAGCAACTCAACGATCGTTTGATCGGCGAGCTGAAACGGACCGGCGATCCTCGAATGAGCGAACCGGTGATGTTCGAACAGGGTATGTTTGTGGAACCAGTCGGACCAGGAAACAAAAAGAAGCAGTCCGCTGCGTCCAAGAACAAGAAATGA
- a CDS encoding prephenate dehydrogenase encodes MPEPSCRSVAIIGLGLLGGSVALSIRRRWPSVRLTACARSPETRALALDRAIVDEVFDRPDAAANGCDLAVIATPVNRIAALAQELAEQFPELTLTDVGSTKGGLVRELAGTTAAQQFVPAHPIAGSEKSGAEHARADLFDDKPIVITPSGEELPQHITAATEFWRGTGGRIVTMPAEQHDATLALTSHLPHLLSSLAARQITREMLALVGTGWLDTTRVAAGDADLWTAIVSENRDAILSAIEQSRSDLDTLQTIVDQGNDIALRTWLDTAKQIRQSART; translated from the coding sequence ATGCCCGAGCCCTCCTGTCGATCTGTCGCGATCATCGGGTTGGGATTGTTGGGGGGGAGTGTGGCGTTGTCGATTCGCAGACGTTGGCCGTCCGTCCGACTGACCGCCTGCGCCCGATCGCCTGAAACGCGGGCATTGGCTCTGGATCGCGCGATTGTGGACGAAGTTTTCGACCGCCCCGATGCCGCCGCGAACGGCTGTGATCTGGCCGTCATCGCCACGCCGGTGAACCGAATTGCCGCGTTGGCTCAAGAACTTGCGGAGCAATTCCCCGAGCTGACCCTGACCGACGTGGGCAGCACCAAAGGGGGTCTGGTTCGCGAATTAGCGGGGACGACAGCGGCGCAACAGTTCGTTCCGGCTCATCCGATCGCGGGCAGCGAAAAAAGCGGGGCGGAGCACGCGCGGGCGGACCTTTTTGACGACAAACCCATCGTGATCACGCCCAGTGGCGAAGAACTGCCGCAGCACATCACCGCCGCAACCGAATTTTGGCGAGGCACCGGCGGACGAATTGTCACGATGCCGGCCGAACAGCACGATGCCACCTTGGCATTGACGTCTCATTTGCCACACTTGCTGTCGTCACTCGCCGCACGCCAAATCACTCGCGAAATGCTCGCTTTGGTTGGCACCGGCTGGCTCGACACCACTCGTGTGGCGGCGGGGGATGCGGACCTTTGGACCGCCATCGTTTCCGAAAACCGCGACGCGATCCTGAGTGCGATCGAACAATCCCGATCGGACTTGGACACACTGCAAACCATCGTGGACCAGGGCAACGACATTGCCCTGCGAACCTGGCTCGACACCGCCAAACAAATTCGACAATCCGCTCGAACCTGA